The following are encoded together in the Lathyrus oleraceus cultivar Zhongwan6 chromosome 3, CAAS_Psat_ZW6_1.0, whole genome shotgun sequence genome:
- the LOC127132174 gene encoding uncharacterized protein LOC127132174 isoform X1 — protein MDEYWKRSGGIPAFGNWDFANELPITQYFENARQAGLIRYSSSSGETDPYVCGDDHDLYAVDLKKPARKQARRIKDTRYANAMVHHKQTTVTKQWKVYDVKEHPRKQTMNNNNKVLLHVNDVVRSGDNQLASKQDPKPVDEDLYKIPPELLRTTKRKKMLGFISKCLVPAACVS, from the exons ATGGAT GAATATTGGAAGAGAAGTGGTGGAATACCGGCTTTTGGGAACTGGGATTTTGCAAACGAGTTGCCGATAACTCAGTATTTCGAGAATGCGAGACAAGCTGGTTTGATTCGTTACAGTTCTTCCTCCGGTGAAACTGATCCATACGTGTGTGGAGATGATCACGACCTCTATGCCGTTGATTTAAAGAAACCAGCTCGAAAG CAGGCGAGGAGAATAAAAGATACAAGGTACGCGAATGCAATGGTTCATCATAAACAAACAACTGTAACAAAACAGTGGAAAGTGTACGATGTAAAGGAACATCCTAGGAAACAGACAatgaacaacaacaacaaggtGTTACTACATGTAAACGACGTCGTTCGTAGTGGCGATAATCAGTTAGCTTCAAAACAAGATCCAAAACCAGTGGATGAAGATCTATATAAGATCCCTCCTGAGCTTCTTCGTACAACCAAACGG AAAAAGATGTTGGGCTTCATTTCCAAATGTCTGGTACCTGCTGCTTGCGTTTCATGA
- the LOC127132174 gene encoding uncharacterized protein LOC127132174 isoform X2: protein MDEYWKRSGGIPAFGNWDFANELPITQYFENARQAGLIRYSSSSGETDPYVCGDDHDLYAVDLKKPARKARRIKDTRYANAMVHHKQTTVTKQWKVYDVKEHPRKQTMNNNNKVLLHVNDVVRSGDNQLASKQDPKPVDEDLYKIPPELLRTTKRKKMLGFISKCLVPAACVS from the exons ATGGAT GAATATTGGAAGAGAAGTGGTGGAATACCGGCTTTTGGGAACTGGGATTTTGCAAACGAGTTGCCGATAACTCAGTATTTCGAGAATGCGAGACAAGCTGGTTTGATTCGTTACAGTTCTTCCTCCGGTGAAACTGATCCATACGTGTGTGGAGATGATCACGACCTCTATGCCGTTGATTTAAAGAAACCAGCTCGAAAG GCGAGGAGAATAAAAGATACAAGGTACGCGAATGCAATGGTTCATCATAAACAAACAACTGTAACAAAACAGTGGAAAGTGTACGATGTAAAGGAACATCCTAGGAAACAGACAatgaacaacaacaacaaggtGTTACTACATGTAAACGACGTCGTTCGTAGTGGCGATAATCAGTTAGCTTCAAAACAAGATCCAAAACCAGTGGATGAAGATCTATATAAGATCCCTCCTGAGCTTCTTCGTACAACCAAACGG AAAAAGATGTTGGGCTTCATTTCCAAATGTCTGGTACCTGCTGCTTGCGTTTCATGA